ATGTTTACTGGCAAGGCTTAGACTATTATCAAAAAAACCTTTTTGAGGATAACGGAGCGCCACGCTGGATGAACGACCAGAAATATCCGCTTGATATTCATGGCGCGGCGCAAGGAATTATAAGCTTTGCTAAAGCCGGACGATATAAAAAAGAATATATAGTGCAGGCTGCTCGTATTGGCGAGTGGACGATGAATAATCTTTATCGGTCTCGAGCTCAAGATTTTATTTACCGTCAAGGCAGGTTCTTTAAGTGTGATTTTTCGCTGATGCGCTGGTGTAATGCCTGGATGGCCAGGGCCTTAGCGGAATATGTTTTAGCCGATTCTGATCCTGTGAAAAAAGGAATTTAATTATGCTGGGCCAGGAATTAATTTACGATCAATCATTATCTGGGGCAGAACGATTTTATATCCGGATCTTTGGAATTCCGATCAATGGCTTAAGAATTCGGGCGCGGCGCATTCTACCGCTGATTACGGCAAAATACAGCAAAATCCTTGATGCGGGCTGCGGGCAGGGGATTTTTACCTTTGAGATGGCGCGGCGCCTTCCTAAAAGTCAAATTACCGGCATTGATATCGATAAAAAACTCTTAGAGCGCAACGAGAAAATCGCAAAAAAAGTCAGTCTTGTAAATTGTCAATTTCTCTATCAGGATATCAATCATTTAAGTTTTAAAAACCAATACGATCTGGTTCTCAATGTTGATAATCTAGAACATCTTGAAGAGGATGAAAAAGCGTTGTGTAATTTCTACGCGGCGTTAAAGCCTGGAGGAGAGCTGATCCTCCATGTTCCGGCATATTATCGGCGCTGGATTTTCTTTGGCTGGAAAGTTAACTTTGATGTGGACGGGCATTATCGTCCAGGATATACTATGGAAGATATTTTGGAGAAAATCAAGAGAGTCGGCTTCCAGGTCGTAGAAAATTATTATACATACGGCTGGCTTGAGACGATCACGAATAATATCTCCTATTTAATTACAAAAGCCCGCATGAAGAATAAATGTCTTTATGCGGCTGTTTTTCCTTTCCTTTTAATCGTTTCTTATTTTGGCCGTAACAGTAAGCCGGCACGCGGAGCAGGTGTGTTGGTGATTGCAAGAAAATAAAAATATGAAACAGCTCATACGCCGCGTTATTGACCCAAAAGGTATTATTCGTATCGAAGAAATTCCTACTCCTCATGCTGGAGAAAACCAGGCGCTTATCTCTTCTCATTATTCGCTTATTAGCTCGGGAACAGAGCTAGCTGAAATCAGCAAGAATCCCATTGAATTGGCCAAACTTGCTTTGACCGATCCGTGGATGCGTAATGCAGTTAAAGATCTTATTTTTTCCGGAGGCCTAAAAGAGACAGCGGATACCATCACGAATGAATTGTTTCTTTATAGACTGATCGGTTACAGCGGTTCAGGGATCGTTTTGGCAAAAGGAAAAAATATTACTGATGTCCAGGTCGGAGACAAGGTTGCTTTTGCCGCTCAGGGTCATGCCGAACAAGTTGCGGCTTACGCCAATCATGTTGTAAAAATTCCCGAGAATCTTGATTTAAAATATGCTGCTTTTGCGACAGTTGGCGCGGTTGCTTTGCAGGGTATTCGTCGGTCTCAAGGGCAGATTGGCGAGTGGGTTGTTGTTTACGGTTTAGGGCTATTAGGACAGCTTGCGGCTCAAATTCTTCTGGCTTCGGGAATGCGCGTGATCGGTATTGATCTTAGCGAGCAAAGAGTTGAATTGGCAATGAAGGCAGGGCTAAAATACGTCGTTAATCCGGCAAAAGATGATGCGGTGGATACAGTTTTGCGCATAACAGCGGGCAAAGGAGCAGATTGTGTGATGATCTGCGCTGCTTCTCAAGATTCTGTTATTGCGAATAATGCGATGAAAATGGCAAGAAAGCAAGGGAGGGTTACTTTTGTCGGGATTGTCAAAATGGACCTTGAGCGTAAACCGTTTTTCTTAAATGAACTTGATTTGTCGTTTTCGCGGGCGTATGGGCCTGGCAGTTATGATCCTTCCTATGAGAAAGGACGGATCGAATATCCGTATCAGTATATTCGATGGACGGAAAAACGGAATTTAGAAGAAGTGATCCGGCTCATGGCTGAAAACCGCCTGAATATTGAGCCTTTAATCGATTCAATTTTTCCGCTTGGTGAAGCACAAAAAGCATTTGATAAAGTTAAAACTTCCCAAATGAAGTCTGTAGCTGTGCTTCTTTCGTATCCCAAAAATGAGAAAATAGAAACGAAAATTGTTAGCGCCGTACCTCGTAGGCATGTTTCTAAGGATGTTATCAATATCGGCGTTATTGGTTCTGGGAATTTTACCCGCAATGTCCATATTCCGAATTTATCAAGATTAAAGAAATTTAATATTAAGGCTATTTGTTCTGCTTCAGGTATGAATGCGGCCGCGATGGCCAAACGCTACAATATTGAGTGTGTGACGACTCAGTATCACGATATTTTGCAAGACCCGAATATTGACACCATTTTGATCGCAACACGCCACGATCTGCATTCTTTGATCGCCATTGAGGCGGCAAAAGCCCAAAAGAACATCTTTGTAGAAAAACCAGTGGCGATGAGTCTGCAAGACCTGGATGCTGTCCGGCAAGCAGTAAAAGAGAACGATGTTTGCTTTATGGCTGGCTATAACCGGCGATTTTCACCGATCGTTCAAAAAGCAAAGAAATATATTACTCAAAAACCTATTGTGATGAATTATGTGGTAAATATAAAAAATCTTTCCGATTCTCACTGGACACTGGATCCTGTTGAGGGTGGTGGTCGCTTGTTAGGGGAAGCGGACCATTTTTTCGACCTGATGAATTGTTTTGCCGGATCGCGACCAAAAGAAGTTTCGGCAGCTTCCTTTCCGATATCAACAGATACCAAAGAAGGGTTGTTCAACTTTGCAGTTCAAGTGAAATATGAGAACAATAGTCTTGGACAGCTTATTTATACAAGTTTGGGCGGCCCAAAAATTCCTCGGGAAAGGCTTGAAATATTTTGTGGAAGCAAGACTTTAGAAATCATTGATTTCAATACGCTTCTCATTAACGGGAAGATTCAATCGAAAATGTTAGGGATGGGGCATTTTGAAGAGTTGGAATATTTTAGCACAAAAATATCCGGACATTGTTCAGATGAGGATTTGGATGATGCATTATCCGCCTCTTGGGTTTGCCTTAAAGCTCACGAACAAATAATCCATCGTTGATCATCAAGAAAATCTTAACATCATGAAAACTCCTTCTAAGCTGTCGGATTCTTATGCCGTTATATTATGCGGCGGGCGGGGACTGCGCATGGGAACATTAACTCGCCATGTTCCAAAACCGTTGGTCTTAATAAACGGCAAACCGATCCTTTGGTATATATTTCGAGAGCTTTATAGTATAGGTTTTCGAAAATTTATTTTTCCTTTAGGGTATCTTGGGAATATGATTAAATCTTATGTCGATAGGAATTTCGCGCAACTTAATTGTGAGATCGTCCTTGTTGATACCGGAATTAATACCCCGATTGCGCGGCGTTTGGCGAAGATTGCTCGTTTTATTCCGGACGGAAAAGATTTTCTCTTGCTTAACGGCGATGCATTTTTTCGCTTTGATCTGAAAGAGATGTATAAAAAACATTCAAGAACAAAATCTTGGTTGACCTTGGCGTCGGCCGAGATCGTTTCAAATTACGGTCTTATTTATGAGAAAAATGGACGGGTTATTAATTTTGACCGTGATGCAAAAATTGATCGGTATGGTTTGTCCGGAAAGAAAAATAATTACGGTTTTATCTATTCCGGAATTGCTTTTTTGAATAAAAGAGCGTTGACCGCCACTAACCTTCGGCAGTGTGATTCGTTTGAAGAAAAGCTGTATCCATTATTGATCCGAAAAGGGAAAGCCACTCATTGGGCGGCGAAAGGCTTTTGGCATTCCGTAGATAGCCCCAAAGATATTCAGCAGGCGGAAAATATTGTTCGAAAATTTAAACTAACGACGTTACGGGAAATTAAATAATGACGCCTGATCTACTTAAGAGATATTCCTATCAAAATCGCTATGTCAGCGATGTTGATGAAGTCATAAGAAAAATCCTTAATAAAACGATTATCCCCCATCAACTTGAGATCCAGCCGGGCCGTCTTGGTGGGGATAAGCTTTGCTGGTTAAGCTGTCCTTATTGCTATGGAGGCACATCAAAGAATACCCAAGAGCGCTTAAGACCTGAAAGATATGTCGAGATCTTGCGCCAGGCGGCGCAGGGGCCGAACGGCGGCATCAATAAATTTATTTTTGCAGGGTATGCCACGGATCCTCTTAATTACGAGCATATCGATGACCTTTTGCAAACAGCGCGCGATAACAATGTTATTTTCGGTTTTCATACTAAGTCGATTAGGTTTTCTGACCGCTTTCTCGGGCTATTGACGGGATCAAATATCCAGAAACTAAGTTATTTCAGCATCAGCGTTGATGCGGGGAATCCAGAAAGTTACAATCGTACTCATGGAGTAGGGCATTCGAGTGGAGATATCTATCATAAGGTCTTAGAGAACATTCGCCGTGTTACAGCGGCGCGCAAACTGACAAATTGTCCGCTAGATGTCAGCGCAACATACTTGGTAACCCAATTTAATAATTCAACAGAGGAAGTTGTTTCGGCCATTAAAGATCTTACGGCGGCGGGGGTTGATATTATTCGCTTTACGTTTCCGCAAGTGCCGCGTGGACATGAAAAAGCGGACCAGGATGTTATGGTGCCCGGGCGACAAGAAATTCTTGATAGTTTTAAACGCCTAAAGCCGGTCATTGACAGCTTTACTTCGGATCAAGTGCAGGTCGTTATTTTGGATTTTGACGCGGACTATGGGATCGCGGAGCAGAGGCGCACGCATCCGTGTTTTGCCAGATTTGTTTTTCCGACCATAGGTTTTGACGGATATTTGGCGCATTGTTCGGAGTCGGCCGCTCCGCATTTTCGCGATATGAGCTTGGGCAATTTAGCTCAGCGTGATTTTTGGGACCTCTTTTATGATTATGATGTAAAGAATTTTAAGAAATACGTCGAATCCTTCTTTGTTAAGATGTGCAAGAATGATTGCCGTTGTGACCGAAAAGAACACGTTGTTAATAGCCTATTTAAGCAATCAGGAATCATTGAAAAAATCTGATCAATTACAGGTTGCGGTTTTAGGAGCGAGCGGTATCGGGCGGGCTCATGTTCGAGAATTTACAAGAGCCGGTGCTTTTGTTAAAGGCATTTTGGGACGCTCGCAAGAATCGGCCAGCCAAACCGCTGCCCGGCTTAACAAGGAATTTCGCCTGTCCCTTAAACCGTTTTGGAATATTGAGGAATTGCTTAACTGCGGCATTGACGCCGTTAGCATCGCGACACCGTGGGATATCCATTTCGAGCAGATCAGAAAGTCTCTGGATAAAGGTTTATTTGTTTTTTGTGAAAAACCTCTTTTTTGGAACAAGGCGGTCACGCCGGAAGGAATTAAAAAAGATTGCCGGTATCTTTTAGAAAATGCGCAAGAAAAACTAGCTCTTAATATCTGCAATATTGCTTACCTACAAGCCTATGAAAAACTTTATGGGCTTCCTCCAAAAATTGAGTCTTTTGAATTTTCTTATTTTGCTCAAGGGAAGCACAATGGCGATGAGATCGGCGTTGATCTTTTGCCTCATGGGATCTCGTTAATAAATTACCTCGCGCCTCGTGGGGTGCTCTCCTCATTAAAAAAAGAAATTACACAAAATGATTATCATTGTTGGTTCCAGTATACGGGCATCAAATGCCACTTTCATTTTAAGGAAGATCCAAAGGGGCCTAAAGAATTCAGTTTCAAGATAAATGGCTTAAAAACATCGAGATCCTTTGAGGTCCGGGATAATCAATATTGCCCATCGCTTATTCGGGACGATGAGTTAAGGCAAGAAAATCCAGTTGCAGATCCTTTTTTTGTTTTTATCAGCGACTTTGTTAATAAGATTAAAACAAAAGAGAAGTTTCTTTGTGACACGAAGGCAGCGGTTCAAAATATGCAGATGGTTTCAGATATTATTCTTGCTTAACAAAAGGCCAGCATGAATATTGTTCATATTTCTTCGAGTGTTTTTCGCATCCATGGCGCAAGCAAGTGGCTGTTGCTTTTTACGACAACCTTAGAAGAAAAAGGGCATAACAATACCATTGTTTGTCCAAGGTTTTGCATCCCTTTGCCATTTTGGTTTAAAGGGTCCATTCAGCCGCTTTTCAAATCTAAAACTAAGGTCAGAGAGAAATCCGGATTTGTTAAAATTTGTTCGATCTTTAGCCAAATAGCAACCATCATATTCTTGCCGATCATTATTCCTCGAAAAACGGATGTTATCGTTTTGCATTCCGAAGAGAGCCTTTTTGCGGCTGTATTATCCAAGATACTTTTCCCTAAGGCTAAGCTGATTTATTATTGTTATCAGATCCCAAGGGAGTTATATGACCTGCGTGATTGTACGAAAAAAACATATGGTATTTGGATGACGGTTTTTTCGCCTTTTATCGCTGTTTACAAGGTTTTACACAAAAGGTTGCCGCGCTTGGCCGATGGTGTTTTGGTCTGGAGCTCTCAGGAAATAATTTCCGCGCGTTCGTTATATGGCGACTTGCGTTTTTGCGTAGTGCCGGCCGGTGTCGATTATTTACGCTTTGAGATCACGGACGATGCAGCAAAAAAGGTTGAAGCATTCAGGAATCGTTTAAGCCTCGGAAAAAAGAAAATACTGCTTATGAACGCCTCCTTAACGAAAAAAAAGAATATCCCGGAATTTTTAGATCTTATCTACCGGTTGACCCATGAAAGACAGGAAATCCATGGCCTTATCATCGGTGAGGGGCCGGAATACGGGCAGCTCCAGGATACCGTTCGCCGCTTGGGCATTGAAAAAAGTGTAACGTTTTTGGGTTACGTCGCCCAGGAAGATCTGTCGACCTATTATTTTTTATGTGACATTTTATTTTTTATCGAGTTTAATCCACCGTGGACCATGTCGATCATAGAGGCCGCGGCCGCTAAAAAGCCGGTTATTGTTACTACCGGAGGCTCGATCCCAACTTTGGTGAAAGACAAGGAAACGGGATATGTTGTTCAGGATCTTGCGGATGATCTGTATCAACGTACGAAGTTCCTATTAGATGATCCCAGGCGGTGTCAAGAGATGGGAGAAAATAATTTTCAGCATTGTCGTCCGTTTTCGGCAGAGGAAAGCGTAAAAAATTTCTTAAAGATGCTTGAAAACCTCTAAGGTAACCCATATGAAACGTTATAGCTTAATTTTTTCGGGAATTGTTTTCTTCATTAGTTGCTTTTATCTTTATGAAAACCGGGATCAGTTTTTCTTATTCAGAAGCATAAATATTTTGAATATCCTTTGCCTGCTATTCCTGATCCTCGCATTTTTCTTTGTCACCGGATATACCTTTCGTCTTGTGGTAAATCTCTTAAATGTCGAATTAACTTTAGCGGAGACATTTGGGCTGTCCATCTTAACTAATTTTGGCAATTATTTAGGCCCGACCAGTCCCGGTTCAATTATTAAGGCCGTTTACTTGAAAGCGGTGAAAGGGCTAGAGTATTCGAAATTTACGTCTGTTTTCTTTGCGAGTGCTTTCTTGGGGGTCTTTATGACCGGGATTTTTGGGGTCATTTTATTTTTTTCTCTCAAGATCGCAGCAACAAAAGTTTCCATGATCCTTCTTGCGGTTTGTTGGGCATTCGTGATCGTGGCCATTGTTCCGTTTGTTTTACATATACCCCAAATTACTTCTCAACGGCGCATCGCGCAGATGTTGAAGCTGGCCCTTGAAGGGTTTGATGCCATTCGTAATCAGAAAATGGGCTTGATGCGCATTGGCATATCATATGTCGCGCAGTTTGCCCTAAGTGCTTTTATTTTTCAATCAGCATTTTATGCCTTGGGGATCTCGGTATCATATGAACAGGCACTGGCGGTCGGTGTCTATACGACAATCGTAAATTTCGTTAGCATCACGCCAAGCAACTTAGGCATTCAAGAAGCTATGATCGCGTTGATTTTTTCGGTTCTTGGGCAAAGTTTTTCTGTGGGGGTTATGGGCGCGGCGCTTATTCGGGTGGTACATTTGTTGATTACTTTTAGCTTAACGCCAATTTTCACATATCTTTTGTTTAAACGTAAAGGTCTTTCGCTGGCAGGGTTAGATAAAAAATAATGATAACTGCAGGATTTAAGAAAATATTCTTATTTTTTAAAGAGAATATCTGCATTCTTCTTCCCGTCGCAGTCTGGATTTTCATTTTTCGAGGATATTTTTTTGCCGAGCCCTCCATGACCCGTCATGGGATCGATTACTACCATATTATCAAACACTATATGGACAATCTTTCGCGCGGTGTTTTTCCGATGTGGGATCCGTTTTATTCATGGGGCAGGCTTGATAATATTGATCTGCGCTTTATTGGCGAATTTAATCCTTTTCTATGGGTCTATGCTGCTTTAAGCCATACAAGCTTATCACCCATGTCGTCTTTTGCCGTGTATTCGACATCGTATTATTTTCTGGGGTTGTTTGGGTTTTATCTCTTGGCTAAAAAATTTCTTGGCAGGGTAGATCTGGCGGTAATTTCTTTTACGCTTCTTTTGTTCTCCTCTTTAACGTTTACGATCTTCAACAATTATTGCATCCTGCTTCTTTTTGTTCCGTCGGTATGGTTTTTCTATTTCTTAGCGGTGTTTATGGGAAGCCCTGAAAAAAAGTATTTATTGGGCTTAACATTTTCGTTGATGATCGTCACTACGACATATATGCCGTTTTATTTTGTAACGATCTCTGCCGCCGTATTCCTTGTTTTTGTTTTGCTGTTTTTTCCTGAAATAAAGCGTCAGCTTCCTAAAGTTTCTGCTTTTCTAAGAAAGAACAAGGCATTATCGATTTTTTGCATCGCATCTATTTTGGCTTCTCTTATCCCGGGCTTACTTTGGTATTGGGAAGGTTTTAAGGGAGACCAAATTTTATCTTGGCGCCATGAAGGAGCCGGCGACGCGCATACGGCCAGTATGGATATTGACACGATCAATACAGGATCTATCATTGGCCCTGTTACGTTTAAGTGGTTATTTTCGGAACTTGCTTTTCCGGATCAAACTTTGTTTTACATGTCGGTGTTTATTTTTATTATCCTTCTGCTCTCAATGGTTAACTATTTAAATCGAAGATTGCTCGCGTTATTCATTTCGGGATTTATTGTGCTTCTTGTCATGTTGACGGACGCAACGCCGGCACACCGATTTCTATATGACCACATCTATTTCTTTAAGTTGTTTCGAAACATCTTTTATCTTCTCTATTTGTGTTTCCCAATTCTTATTTTGTTTTGCGTTGAGCAGCTGCGGATCTTTCTTGAACATGATCCCAGATCCACAAGAAAGAAAAATATTCTTCTTGGATTTATTACGCTCGTTCATTTATTTCTTATTGTGTTTTTATTTAGACAAGGCGATATTGTCATGGCTTCGTATGCGGCCGTTGTTTTAAGCTTCGTATTTTTCTTCGCGCATTTTTCCGGACTCTTTAAGGGAAGAAAAATCCTGCCTTGCTTTCTTTTGCTTGTTGTTGTCTTGATTCAGCCGGTGGAGGTATTTTCCCACTACATAAAAAACAAAAGCGGGGTTGTTGCATGGTTTCCGGTGGATCGTTTTTATCCAAAGTTTTCTTTTATTCGCCCGGCGCGTGAAAACGACAGTTATTTTAAAGGGCGAAGCCCGAAAGAGATGCAAGACGGATCCGGATTTGACGGCACTAAATACACGGGGTTGAGCTATCCATATGTACTGCAAAAAAATATCAAATATGATGTTTTTGAGAATTACGCGCGCAATAAGTTCATTGTTTATGATACGGTCGAGCATGTAGATACGAGTGATATTGATTTTAAACGCATGGAAGAGGTTTTTCGCGCTGAAAGAAACCTTGCGTTCATTTTTGATGATGTGAATGATTTTTCTGCGGCCGGCTTAAGCAAGCATCCGGCAGATCAATTTGAGAAGATTGCTCAAAATTCACCGCAACTGACGGTTTTGGACTTCGACCTCAACAAGATAAAATTTCGAACGAATTTCTCCGAAACCAAATTCTTGGTTTACAACGACAGCTTCCACAATGAGTGGAAGTGTTTTATGGATAACCAAAAGATAGATATCCATCGGGCGAATTTTGCTTTCAAAGGGATTTGGATCCCGGCAGGAGAGCATATCGTTTATTTTCATTTTGGAGTTGCGTGGCGATATTGGCTGAGCTATTTCTTGCTGGCATTTTACGCTCTGTTTTTTGTTTTTGTTATATATCTTTTCATCAAACAGGATCAAAAACAGTATGTTTAATTTTCTTAAGGACTTCTTGAAGAATGTGACGCATTCGATGCTTAAGATAGGAGGTTTTTCTTGGGCCTTGTATCTTGCCGCGTTTTTACTTTTGTCTGCGATCCTTGATCAGGGCAAGATCCAGGCAAGGCTTTTGAATTATTTTAAGGTTCCTATGGATTATTTATTGGATTTGTCCGCTGCCAAGGTTCTTCCTAATGAGTTTCAGCTGCGCGAACAAATTCGGTATTATGAGCGATTAGCGCAATATGCGCTTCATCAGCCCGAACCGCCGTATCTTTTAGGATTTTGTTATTACTATTTAGGCGATCATAAGAAATCTATTGAATTCTATAAAAAAGCGGTTGAAAAAGCTCCGCAATCGTTTTGGACATATTACAATCTGGGAGTTGTTTATTTTAAATCCGGGCAATTTGAGAAGGCTTTGTCTTCCTGGCGCAAGGCCAAGGCCGTTGACTTAAGAGAAACGCTGAGATTTGTATTTGCATCCGTATTTTTTGAGAAGAGATATTTTGGGTCAAAAGAAAACTTGATCCTAGCCGCGGAACTTAATCTTAAAGAAGCTTACGATCAATGCCAAGAAATATTGATGCTTTGCGACGCTCAAAATGGCTTGTCCTCATTAAGATTCTTAGAACGTGCTCGTGTTTTACAAAGAGATAAAAATTTTAATCCAAAAATCTTTTAATGATAATATGAACGTTGGAGGCGAAGCATGAAAACACAAAAAAATGATTATTTTTGTCACCCAACATCCTGCGTTGAAGAGGGCGCTACAATAGGGCAAGGGACAAAGATCTGGTTTTATTCGCATATTTTAAAAGGGGCGAAGATCGGGCAGCGCTGTCATTTGGGGCAAAACGTGGTGGTGCATCCGACGGCTGTGATCGGAAATGGCGTCAAGATCCAAAATAATGTTTCCGTGTACGATGCGGTAACACTGGAAGATGATGTCTTCTGCGGGCCGTCTTGCGTTTTTACAAATGTAATAAATCCCCGGTCTGCTATCTCGAGGAATTCCGCTGAATTCTTCAAGAAAACTTTAGTGAAAAAGGGGGCGACCATTGGCGCGAACGCGACCATTTTGTGCGGCATTACTATTGGCCGTTTTGCTTTTGTCGGAGCGGGGGCGGTGGTGACGAAAAGCGTTCCTGATTTTGGGCTTTTTTTCGGTAATCCGGCACGTTTAATGGGGTGGATGTGCGCTTGCGGCACAAAAATAAAGTTCTTGGCCGCGAAGGGAACTTGTGTAAGCTGTAAGGCCGTTTATAAAAAATCAGGGAAAGTGGTTGTTGCCGCTTTAAAGAAAAGTAAAATTCAAAATCAATGAAGATCCTGTCTTTAATATCGAAGACTTTTAGCCTTGAGAAAAAACCGGTTAAGTTTTTAGCGCTGGGAATTGCTCTTCTGATCGTTCTTGTTTTCGCGTATACCGGATTCTTAAAGGCATCAACACAAATTGATTATGCGCTTTTTAGCATTGATCAAACCTTTTCCTGGCGCAGCACGCCCGAAGGGATCTTGCGCACGGATGCGTTGGCGGATTACGACACCCTTCTTTTGTCCAAAGATTCTTGGAATGATTTTGATCTGTCGTTTTTGTTAATAAATCCGAAAGATTGCGGCGTGCTTTACAATTTTAAAGATGATAAAAACTTTCATTTTGTATATTTTAACAAAGCCCAGCAAAAGATATTTATCGGCCTTAATACCCAACAAAAGCCCTACCTTATTAAATCCTTTCCTTTTGATATTTCCTTAGTGCTACGCGTTAATTTAAAGGTGGATCAAAATACGGTCCATATCGCGATCAACGATAAGCCGTTATTCCAATTTAATATTCCGCAAGCGGAAGGAAAATTAGCTCTTGTTTTAAATGATGCCAAGCTTCCTAAAACCGCTTTTAGCCAGATCTCAATGAGCGGTCACACGCGTGACGGCAGGCACATTGTCCGTCGAGCAAGCCCGGAATATCTCTCAGGATCTCATCTTATTTCTTCATTCTTTCTTTTAGCGGCGATGCTGGCGTTCAGTGGTTATCTAGCCAAGGTCTTTGAATATTTGTCAAAGAATGCTCTAGCGCATCCAACTCAGAAAAACTCTTTTGGGATCCTTTGGGCGGTTTTTATCCATTTGCTAACTGCGACTTTTGTTTTTTGGCCGTTTCTTTTAAAGGGAAGTGTTTTGGTGTCTAGCGCCGACAATTTTGGAGAAATCTTTCCGCTATTCTTCTTATCAAAACATAACTTTATCGATATCTTAAGCGGGCAATCTTTGTCTTTGTGGAACCCATATACGCACAATGGAATGCCGTTTTTTTCCAGCCATTGGAATATGATCTATTATCCGCTGAATTGGGTCATTTTCCTATTTGACGATAAGAATGTTTTAACCGCGTTAACGGCGCGGACATTTTTAGAAGTTTTCTTGATCGGAATTTTTGCTTATCAATTCTTTCGCCGCGAACTAAGATCTCAGGGTTGGGCGCTTTTTTCTTCAGTGGTATACCAATTATGTTCTTTGTTGATCTTTACATTGACGGTTTTTCCGGCCATATCGCTGTATTTTGCCATGACTTTGTATCTTTATTTGATCTGGTCACTCAGTGAAAGGACAAAGATATGGAATTATCTTTGGGTAACCGTGTCTCTTATTTTGATCTTCACATCGGCCAACATGGCGTTTATTTTTTATGCCGGCATTTCGCTGGCGATCTTTACAGTGTATCGGCTGATAAGCCAGGAAGTAGGACAAAAAGCCAGGAATGAGAACTTTGTTTTAATTTTTGCCAGCGTGATCACGGCTATTTTAATTTCTGCGATTCGCCTGATCCCGTGCGCGCTGGGCATTTTAGCCAGCAATCGAATTGTGGATAATTTTTACACTCTCCACGATCGTTCGGCAATGCTGGTGAGACTTTTTGTTCCGGAAATTGCCGGATGGTTCGGGTCTCATTCTTTTAATGCCCTGACATCAAGGAATTTAAATCTGATCTTTGAACGCAGCGACTTACCGTCTAATTCTCAAAATATG
The nucleotide sequence above comes from Candidatus Omnitrophota bacterium. Encoded proteins:
- a CDS encoding lysylphosphatidylglycerol synthase transmembrane domain-containing protein; its protein translation is MKRYSLIFSGIVFFISCFYLYENRDQFFLFRSINILNILCLLFLILAFFFVTGYTFRLVVNLLNVELTLAETFGLSILTNFGNYLGPTSPGSIIKAVYLKAVKGLEYSKFTSVFFASAFLGVFMTGIFGVILFFSLKIAATKVSMILLAVCWAFVIVAIVPFVLHIPQITSQRRIAQMLKLALEGFDAIRNQKMGLMRIGISYVAQFALSAFIFQSAFYALGISVSYEQALAVGVYTTIVNFVSITPSNLGIQEAMIALIFSVLGQSFSVGVMGAALIRVVHLLITFSLTPIFTYLLFKRKGLSLAGLDKK
- a CDS encoding tetratricopeptide repeat protein; the encoded protein is MFNFLKDFLKNVTHSMLKIGGFSWALYLAAFLLLSAILDQGKIQARLLNYFKVPMDYLLDLSAAKVLPNEFQLREQIRYYERLAQYALHQPEPPYLLGFCYYYLGDHKKSIEFYKKAVEKAPQSFWTYYNLGVVYFKSGQFEKALSSWRKAKAVDLRETLRFVFASVFFEKRYFGSKENLILAAELNLKEAYDQCQEILMLCDAQNGLSSLRFLERARVLQRDKNFNPKIF
- a CDS encoding acyltransferase; the protein is MKTQKNDYFCHPTSCVEEGATIGQGTKIWFYSHILKGAKIGQRCHLGQNVVVHPTAVIGNGVKIQNNVSVYDAVTLEDDVFCGPSCVFTNVINPRSAISRNSAEFFKKTLVKKGATIGANATILCGITIGRFAFVGAGAVVTKSVPDFGLFFGNPARLMGWMCACGTKIKFLAAKGTCVSCKAVYKKSGKVVVAALKKSKIQNQ